ACTGAATATCAAGGAAGAACATCCCTCGGAGCAGGCGGTGGTTCAAGAATTGAGGAAGCCCAATTCAAGTACGCTAAGAAATTGGTACCAGGGTCGGTGCAGTCTCGCAATCACGGGCTGGTCGAGGATCGAATTCCCAGATCGCGGCCGCTGGTGGGAATAGCCGGGGCGATGCGCCCCTTTTTTGCTGGGGTGTACGCGGTCACCGCCACCTACCACCACCTCCACGTTCCGGGCTGCTCACGGCGCACAGCGCCGTTGCGCGGCCGGGCTTTCGCCACTACAGTCATCGGTATCAGCGCCGTCCTCCGTGGTGTGTATTTGCCCCCTAATGGGTGAGGGGCATTCCGAGAGACGCGATTCGCGTGCGTCCCCTCGTGTGTATTTATGGCAATCAGAGACATCTACGAAACGGCGTTCGACGAAGACGTCCAGACGGAATCGAGTGCGAACCAGTGTCCCGAGTGCGGCGGCCGGGTCACTACCAACACAGTCGAGACCGTCTGCGAGGACTGTGGCCTCGTCATCGACGAGCAGCGGATCGACCACGGGCCAGAGTGGCGGGCGTTCGACGACGAGCGCGAACGGACTGGCGCTCCGTTGACGGCGGCACGACACGATCGAGGGTTGTCGACGGAGATCGGCCGCGGGACCGATGCGAACGGGAACGAACTCTCGGGACAGAAGCGACGGCGGCTCGCTCGGATGCGGCGTGAACAGACCCGTGGGCGGTTTCAGTCGAAAGCTGAACGCAACCTCGCACACGGGCTTAGTGAAGTCCGCCGGATCAGTAGTGCGCTCGAACTGTCCGAGACGATCCGTGACCAGGCCTGCCGGCTCTTCCGCAGCGCTCAGAACGAGGACCTCCTCCAGGGCCGGTCGATCGAGGCGATGGCCGCCGCGAGTGTCTACGGCGCGTGTCGGTGTAACGGGCGACCACGAACGCTCGACGACATCACCGAGTCGGCGCGCGTCGAGCAATCGCGGGTGACGGACGCATACACGACGCTGAATACGGAACTCGGCCTACCAGCCCAACCCGTGACGCCGAGTGCGTTCGTCCCGCGGTTGGCATCGGAGCTCGATGTCTCCGATCAGATCCGGCAGCGGGCTCGGCAGTTGGCGGAAGCATCCGAATCGACCGGAGCAATCACGGGGGTTCAGCCATCCGGGTTCGCCGCAGCCTGTCTGTACAAGGCCGGACGCGAAGACGGACGGTGGCTCACCCAGTCGGACGTCGCTGACGTTGCGAACGTCTCGGTGGTCACCGTGCGGACCCACCGCGACGCGCTGGACGAACTGGCTGTCTAACGCCCCGACTGCTGATTTTCGGTTGTATGTCTGTAGGCTGATTGATGGGAGCGCTATTGTTTAAATCCGAAGACGAAGCGTGACATCCTCACCCGCCGTGAACGGCGGGGCTTCCTACAAGGGAAGGCTCGCTACGCGAGGAAGTTTCGGAACTGTACGCCGAGAGGGTCGTCTGTCGGGGTTCCCGACTCGCCTCCCGGTGTCCCGTGGTGCTGTCACAGGCACTCCCGTCCCGTGGCGAGTCATCGCCCGCCGGTTTCCAAGGCAGGCTCCCCACGGGTCAAGGCGACCGGCGAGGTTGGTCGCCGCGTTGATGTCCGCTTGGTACTCCGTTACCCAACAGTCGTCGTTTGTGCAGCGGAATGCTGCCTGTTCCGGGCGCTCCCCGACGTGACCGCAAGCGTGGCACGTCTGCGACGTGTAGGCCGCGTTGACGTACTCGACGGGGATACCGGCGTCGAAGGCTTTGTCCTCGATGCGCCCCTGCAAGCGGGCAAACGCCCACGAGTGGAGGCGGCGGTTCATCCATTTGCCGTAGTCCAGCGACTCGCGGATGTAGGTCAAATCTTCGAGGACGATAACCGGGTCCTCAAACTGCCGGGCGTACTCGACGGCTTCCCGGCTGGCCTTCTCGACAATATCCGTGAGCGCGTGCTGGTAGTGGGTGAACCGCTCGTCAATCCGCCACTCGGCGGATCCGCGCTCTTGCAGGCGCTTCAGCGTCGTGTGCATCTCTTTGCGGAGGTGTCGCGCTCGCCCGCCGTCAACGAACAGCGGGTCCACCGGAGCGCCCTGCTCGACGGCACAGCCGACGAGCAACGACGACTCACCCACGTCGAAGCCGACCGGCGTGGGGTCGTCGGGCGTCTCCGGTTGCTCAATTTTGTACTCGACGGTGACGTGCAACGTCCACGAACTGCTGTGTTGGCGCAGGCGGAACTCGCCAACGGACACGTCGCCATCATAGAGTCGGTCCCACAGCTCCCGCTGGTCGGGGTTGATTCGCAACGGTATCCAGAACGAGGTTCCGCGCCCGGCCTGTGGCACTCGCCAGCAGAACTCGTGAGTGCGGTCGGGCGAGTGGTCGAGCTGCCACCCACGGTTCGTGAACCGAATGGGATGGTCCTCGGCCAATTCCTCGGCGTCGTAGGTACGCCGGAGTTGCGGGACGTACTGTTTGAGCGCGTCCTTCGCGTAAGAGGACAGGTCGTAGCCGGTCACAACGTCGTTGACCGCCGTCTGTGTGTCGGCCCCGGACGCGAAGGCGTCACGGAGCGCACAGCGGTAGGTCGCCTCGGTGCGCTGGAGCCGCCGCTCTTTGTGCGCCGTAGGTGGCGCGAGCGTGGCTTCGAGCGTCTTGGTGGCGGTCGTCATGACCGACATTCGACAATCGAACAAACACACCTAATACACATAAAAACCATGCTAACTACACATATATATGGGCAAAGAGATTCGATTCATAGTCGAGGAGGACCAGTTCGAGCGACTGAAAGCGGTGAAAGAACGGCGCGGCTACACTTGGAAGGGGCTGATGCTGGAAGGTGTAGACGCGCTCGACATCGACGACAGAGACAAGTAGGACCGACGGCCAGCGACGGTTATAGTGGACGCACAGGGCGGCAGACGCGATTCCTTCTCGGCGTGAACAGCGGGATTTCCTCGCTACTTCAAAGATGACCGACCAGTACGCCGACTACGAAGCCCTCCGACCGCTCGGTGAAGCGACCCACGTTCCCGACGACCAACTCGCCAGTAGTAGTGGCGAGCCCCGGCGGCAACGCTCTGGTGGCGTCGACACGGACTATCCAGACGACCCGACAGCAGATGAGACCGAGTGCGCTTCCTGTGGAGCGTCAATCCCCGCTGGCCAGTCGAAGTGCCGGTTCTGTCTCACCAACCATCTCGAAGGAGCCGACGACCAGGACACATCGACTGCCGAACGGACTCTCCTCCACGTCATCCAGCTGCTCGTAGAGGCGTCGACGTTCTACGGCGCCGTCGGGAAGGGATCTGCTGCGGCCACCCTCCTCGCGAAGGGAGATGATGACCCAGTAGTCGATGACTGCAAGCTAATCTACGATCTCGACGAGGAACCGGCCCCACAGCTTGTCGATCAGTGGCCCTCGCTCCCCTCGGCGACACGGGTCACGTCTGAATGTGGTAATCAGCTGCTCGCGGCTGCTCGTGAGCGGACGGCGTGGACAGAGACGACGCAGTCCCGTCACGACGGCGAGCACGCGACGTTTCTCTACGACGAAACCGGGAGCGAGGTTCGCACCGAAGCTCGTCTTGCAAGCCTCCGTGAGGACGCAGACAACGACCTCTGGCTGGTGCCAGCGATTGCGCTCCAGGAATCCGTTGACAAGACCGATACCGAACAGCCACGACGCGAGCGTCCAAACAGAACTCACCTCGAGTGTCGAGAGTGTGATCGGGAGACTAAGCATCGATTCCGCGAATTCGAGGCTGTCCCCGATGACGAGTGGACCGGGCAGCCAATGTGGGGCTGTCAGCGGTGCGGCACGCCACGCTACGGGCCCGAACCCGAAGCCGGTCAGTAAAGACGACGTCAAATTAACCAACAATCCTGGTGTCGGCTCGGAGTTGTTGGTTAACAGAAGCCAGCTCGCGACCACCCGACGATACCACACCTGCTGACTGCCCGCCGGTGTTTTTCGGCGCCGAGAATTGGCGGAGGCGCACACATGGACCCACAAGACACCCCTGGCTATCGACTTCACCGCGCGCTCAGCAGCCTCACCAGTATCGACAGCGACCAATTGGAGCCCGCTGATCAGGAGCGAATTAGCACCGCGACGACGCTCCTTGAGCAGGTGGATGTTCTCACCCAACCGAATACGACATCGGACGGTGACGTCCACGGAGACTCCTGACAGCACGACGCGTCAGCAGTGCAGTGTCCTGTGGCCGTCACAGCGTGAGCAGTTGTTCGCCCCCTGAAGGGGTGCGGGGGCGCGAGACCGCTCCCGAGAACAACCCATAGCAACACTCCAAGCCGCAACGACATCGACCGGCGCGCTCGTATCGGATCCACAGGCAGTCCGCGAGCTCTGTGAGAACCACTACTTCGGGACGCTCAACTGGGAAATAGACGACGATGGCGAACTCGTCATCTGGGGCTACGACAGCTTCGACGTGTACGAGGCTCGTGAGAACGGGCTTCCTGACTACGACGGTGGCATCGTCACCCACGAGTTCCTCCGGTCGCTCGCAGAATATCTCGAACCGGACGAAGAATTCGACATTCAGACAGCCGGATTTACCAAGTGCCGATTTCCCGTGCTGGCGAAACGGTACGTCATCCGCGACGGTGAGGTGCTGTACGCGGACCTCAGTTCCCCCGACCCGATCGACGAGTAGCGTTGTTCGTCCCCCGGGAGGGGTGCGGGGCGATCCAGTCGTGGGTCGTTCTGCGAGGTGATTGTTCAATGGGCCACCGCGCACTCGTTGCGTACGAACGAACTGACGGACAGTACACGCTCCACTACTCTCATTGGGGTGCAGCAAATCTCAAGCTCAAGCACCGAATCTCGGCCAAAACACCGTTCGGTGGCGACGACACCGACTCGAAGTGGGCGAAACAGCTGCTGGCAGAACTGGCCGATGGCCTCGAGGCAGACGCCGTCGACGGCTACTTCGCCGGCAAAGACCGACCGTCGACGGTCGTCAAGCCGAAGCCCCGCGCCACCGGGCTCACCCTTGAGGAGATCATCGCTGACCATCTCGACTACCTCCATCACGAGGCGTTCTACGTGGTGTCAGCCACCTTCGAGGTGGCCGCCTACCGGACGCTGTGGTTCGGCCTGCAGTACGACTCCGAGACAATCGACCACGGCGAGACGGTCGGGAACGGCGCGCTCGCGACCGTTCGGTGGCACGATGGCGAGCCGGTCGGCGACGGCCACCTACAGGGACAGTTCGCGGCCCTCAAAGACGTCGTCGGCGACATAATCGACAAGGGCGTCTTCACGCCGTCGACGGCGAGGCAGTACCTAAAACGGAAGCTCGCTGAGCGGGTCGGGGACCGACAGGAGCTGCTCATTCCGACTGGAGAATCACCCTTCGAGAGGGCGAGCCTGAACCACACCTAATTCGATCTGCTTCGTGGCAGCTGCTGTTTTTCAGGGGTCGGAATGGGTGAGCCCCGCCGTAGGCTCGTGATTCGATGACATCAGACGACGACCCGTTTCACGACTGCGAGTTGGATCCCGAGGCGATCCTCGGAACACACACCTTCGAAGACGTCCTGTTCACCGACGAGACGGAAACCCCGGTGAACGTGCTCACCGGCGAGACACCGGCACATTCGCAAGCAACCGTCGAGGAAGCGAAGGAGTTCGTTGCGAGTATCGACACGGAGACGCCCCAAATCGCGCTCCCCACATCCGTCGAGTCGCAGGTCGAAACACAGAGCAAGCCCTACACGGCGGCCGCATTCTTCCACTTCAAGGCAACTGGCTCGCTCGAACGCCACCGCGCCTACCACGCCGCCTACGAGGCGGATGCGTTCGCGGTCGACTTCGAGGCAGACTACGAATCGGGCGACCTGACTATCACTATCGAACGAGCGGACGAGGCCTGAGAATCTGTTGTCACGAGCAGGTTTTTCGAGCGCCGGCGATGGGTACCGGCGCAGCTGGAGCGAGCAACGACCCCCGGTGCGTCGGCGTTTCGAGGTGTTCGAGATGCATATGGTGATATACGCACTCGTAGAGGCATCGACGCACGACGACGCGCTGTCCACCGGAAAGTCGGTGTTCGACCGCCTGGTCGGCGCGGACCCACACGCCAGCGCCGTCTTCGATTACTGTGTGACCTTCGACGAGGAGGACACGTCCGTTGCGGGGAAGGCATGATGGGGGGAGTTGCCGACGGCAGCCCCCGTCGACTCCGATGACGGCCAGGACCTGCTCGAGCGTGGCTGGGAGGCGACGAAGGAGGAATTCGAGCGGAATCTCGACCGAGTGAAAGAGGCCATCGAGGAGCTCTCCGACGAGGAGATTATGCGCGACGAAGATCTCGCTCGGCACGCCTTCCATCAGGTCGGCGCCTACGACGGGCCAACGATCTTCCTGTACAACGAATATGCGACCGGTATCCGTCACCGTGGACAGCTGGATCGACTCCTCGAGGAGAGTGAGGAGCTTTGGATCGTACCCGCTGACGTCCACTTCTGAATAATGCCCAGGATCACCAACTGGCAACGCGAGAGCCGCTCGCCGACGCTTGCGTATCGGAACACCGAGACCGGTGCGCGAGCCGTCCTGCATCGAGCCCCGGATTCCTACCGGTACAAGTGGCGCGGAGCAATCCTCATCGACGGCTACCCGGTGTGGTCGCGGGGGTACGAGACGAAGGACGCAAAATCGTTCCGTGACGAGCTCCGTGACCGGCCAGCGCCCGAACTGAGTTGTCCCGAGTGTCCGAACAGCGATGTAGCAATCGGTGGGAAAACGGCTGACGGTGCGAAGGTTCAGCGCTGGTTCGAGTGTCGGAACTGTGGGTACGAAACATCCTCGCGAATTGTCTACGGCGCCGAGCGCTGATTGATTGGAACGTATCTGCG
This DNA window, taken from Halobellus ruber, encodes the following:
- a CDS encoding transcription initiation factor IIB, with the protein product MAIRDIYETAFDEDVQTESSANQCPECGGRVTTNTVETVCEDCGLVIDEQRIDHGPEWRAFDDERERTGAPLTAARHDRGLSTEIGRGTDANGNELSGQKRRRLARMRREQTRGRFQSKAERNLAHGLSEVRRISSALELSETIRDQACRLFRSAQNEDLLQGRSIEAMAAASVYGACRCNGRPRTLDDITESARVEQSRVTDAYTTLNTELGLPAQPVTPSAFVPRLASELDVSDQIRQRARQLAEASESTGAITGVQPSGFAAACLYKAGREDGRWLTQSDVADVANVSVVTVRTHRDALDELAV
- a CDS encoding biosurfactant protein 1, whose translation is MTDQYADYEALRPLGEATHVPDDQLASSSGEPRRQRSGGVDTDYPDDPTADETECASCGASIPAGQSKCRFCLTNHLEGADDQDTSTAERTLLHVIQLLVEASTFYGAVGKGSAAATLLAKGDDDPVVDDCKLIYDLDEEPAPQLVDQWPSLPSATRVTSECGNQLLAAARERTAWTETTQSRHDGEHATFLYDETGSEVRTEARLASLREDADNDLWLVPAIALQESVDKTDTEQPRRERPNRTHLECRECDRETKHRFREFEAVPDDEWTGQPMWGCQRCGTPRYGPEPEAGQ
- a CDS encoding DUF6735 family protein, coding for MGHRALVAYERTDGQYTLHYSHWGAANLKLKHRISAKTPFGGDDTDSKWAKQLLAELADGLEADAVDGYFAGKDRPSTVVKPKPRATGLTLEEIIADHLDYLHHEAFYVVSATFEVAAYRTLWFGLQYDSETIDHGETVGNGALATVRWHDGEPVGDGHLQGQFAALKDVVGDIIDKGVFTPSTARQYLKRKLAERVGDRQELLIPTGESPFERASLNHT
- a CDS encoding DUF7568 family protein, with product MPRITNWQRESRSPTLAYRNTETGARAVLHRAPDSYRYKWRGAILIDGYPVWSRGYETKDAKSFRDELRDRPAPELSCPECPNSDVAIGGKTADGAKVQRWFECRNCGYETSSRIVYGAER